AGATGATATATACCATCGTGGAATAGTATGGGCCAGAATTTTAGTCTTTTGTACTTGGATTTGTTTTTGTAGACCAGTGTTGCAACGAACCAACGCATTTGTAGACCAAAGGGGCCCCACTGATGCAGAACCATTCGATGAAACCCAATCGCTCTGTCGGTTTGATCGATTTTGAGTCCTTGATCTTActctaaagaagaagaagaagaatcacccAGACACTGAGAAAGTTTTGAGGTTATTCACAGTCCAAGTTTGCTTTGCTGCCATTTGTGGATGTCATCTTCTTCGAAACCAAGCATCAGTTCGATCTGAATTGGATCCTTCTGCTGTAAATTTAGGATCTTTAAATACCTGTTTCGAATTTGGAAAGTGCTTATCTGTGTATTGTTCATGAATTACAttggattttatttttatttttcaggccCTTCCTTTATTCCTTGATGAAATCTTTCACCCTGTTGCTGCCGTTTTGCTGTCTGTAACATCAGAGAGGTATGTTGCCTACTTGATTTATCATAAGCTCACTGAGATGCAATGGGATATTGGGATTGCGATTGACTTGTGACTTGCCATTCTGGGTTAGATTATTCCACAAGATATGGGCTTTCTGTTGGCTTGTTCACATTCTGATGATCATCTGCTATCCAATCGCCTACCCAATTGGAAAAGTAATGCTCATAGCCTTCCACTAGATCTCAATTTCTGCTTTATTAATTGATTTTGGTTATTGGACATTTAAGTATTGCACCTAGTCACCTACACTCAAATTACTTGTTACAAGGCAatgatcttttttttcttcttcattctaTATCCGGTGATAATTCTGTATTTGCACtcataattatgtttctttatcACTAAAATCAGAGTAAgctattgtacccaaaaaaaaaaaaattagagtaaGCAGTGTATTCATCTAGGCTCTAGGGTTTCAGATTATAATACTATTTCTTTAAATTCATGGTTTCAGGTTCTTGATCTTGTACTTGGACATGGAGAAGATTTGTTCAGGCGAGCACAGTTGAAAGCCCTCGCCTCTATTCACAACCTTGAGGTGAACAATTTAAATTGACAGTTTGGATGGCATGCCACCACTTGCAATTTCTCATATTTTGTTCatatttctaatttcttttggtgaagaaaaatgtttatgtaaATAGTCTACGACTAGTTGTTTGGGTTGCATGTGACTTCTGATTAGTGAGTGGCTACTGAAAATGCCGGAACAGTTATGCTGGTTCTCATGGTTTCCTATTCTTCCTTGACATATTATTTCTGTCCATTGTAGGCTGGAAGGGGAGGTGAACTAACACATGATAAGACAACGATTATCAGTGGAGCGCTAGATTTAACTGAAAAGGTGCCTAATGATTTCAAACAAGTGTTCTGTACTTGAGTGATTATAAATTCTTTATGGCATCTTCCATATTTATATTGGGTTGTTCATGCCAGTGGTCCTTAGTATTATACTATCAACCTTTTGGTTCCTTTCATGGTCAAGTGCATTCACGGTGTACTTTGTTTGTTTCTGATATTGCTTTGAATATATTTTAATGCTAGTTTCCAAGGTACTTTAATTTTACTTACATGTTTCAGttatcttcatgcaattttaagCATTGAAATAATCTCTCTTTAATCTGTGAAGTGTTCCTAATAATAAAGCATCTTTCAATTTACAGACTGCCAAGGAGGCTATGACACCTATTGAATCAAGATTGTGCTTGGATGTTGATTCAAAGTTAGACTGGTACGTCTTTCGCTGGCCTTGTTTGGTTTTAATATATGCTGGAAGTGATCTAGTTTTCTTCCTTCCACTAATAAGGACATTTCTTGATCCTTATTTTTTGCTATATCTGCTGTTTATTGAGCAGAGTATAGTAGAAAGTTAAGAAATGAGAAGGAATTGTTATGTTCATATGGTAGCAGTTTAGATGGGTCTTTCTCTTCTGCTATATAGGGAAAAGACTTTATAGAGTGGTATAAATGCATACGTCTTCTTTCTCATTAGGGCTTAcacattaaaataatttttttctaatGCAGGGAAGCAATTGGGAAAATTCTTGCACGTGTTAGAATGTGTTGCTGAGGTCAGTTTGCTTTGAACTTGGATTCGTTTAATATGGGAGAATATTACTTCTTGTAATTACAATTGTTGCTGTTGTGCTAGCATAGATGCAAATTTCTCAAATTCTAAGCTTGCTCCAATCTGAATTATATATGTAGACTCTGCTGTTGTCTTAAATGCCTTTCTCATCAAATAATTTAATTGACTTCATAGGAAAGCATGTTAAAATGCAATTAGAAACTCATTTGTTCAGACGACCATACATGTTATTTAGGGGGTTAAGGTCAACATGTC
This portion of the Rosa chinensis cultivar Old Blush chromosome 1, RchiOBHm-V2, whole genome shotgun sequence genome encodes:
- the LOC112192540 gene encoding DUF21 domain-containing protein At4g14240, producing MIICYPIAYPIGKVLDLVLGHGEDLFRRAQLKALASIHNLEAGRGGELTHDKTTIISGALDLTEKTAKEAMTPIESRLCLDVDSKLDWEAIGKILARVRMCC